A portion of the Celeribacter baekdonensis genome contains these proteins:
- a CDS encoding fasciclin domain-containing protein, whose product MKRTIFAAATAALLATTAFADDHGMKNPMVGGAEMFPEKNIVENAVNSADHTTLVAAVQAAGLVDVLSGEGPFTVFAPTNDAFAALPEGTVETLLMPENKDQLTKILTCHVVAADVMSAALVGMIEDDGGVHDVPTVGGCTLKAMVKDGMVMIEDEQGNAATVTIADVDQSNGVIHVIDKVLLPAM is encoded by the coding sequence ATGAAACGCACAATTTTTGCCGCAGCAACCGCCGCTCTTCTCGCCACCACCGCCTTTGCGGATGATCATGGCATGAAAAACCCAATGGTCGGCGGCGCTGAAATGTTCCCCGAGAAAAACATCGTTGAAAACGCTGTGAACTCCGCTGACCACACCACTCTGGTCGCCGCCGTTCAGGCCGCCGGTCTCGTGGATGTCCTCTCCGGCGAAGGTCCGTTCACCGTGTTCGCTCCGACCAACGACGCCTTTGCCGCTTTGCCCGAAGGCACGGTTGAAACGCTTTTGATGCCGGAAAACAAAGATCAGTTGACCAAAATCCTGACCTGCCATGTGGTTGCCGCTGATGTCATGTCTGCCGCTCTTGTCGGCATGATCGAAGATGACGGTGGCGTGCATGATGTGCCGACCGTGGGCGGTTGTACGCTCAAAGCCATGGTCAAAGACGGTATGGTGATGATCGAAGACGAACAGGGCAACGCGGCCACTGTGACAATCGCTGATGTTGATCAATCGAACGGCGTGATCCACGTGATCGACAAGGTGCTTTTGCCGGCGATGTAA